In bacterium, a single genomic region encodes these proteins:
- a CDS encoding NADH-quinone oxidoreductase subunit M, whose amino-acid sequence MPDMMPILSSIVFLPLAAALAIVFFVPKKNEKAICHIATWSSLLVFFVSLIPVLQYDRGNGGFQFVEAAKWIPTLGVQYKLGVDGVSLLLVVLTTLLSFISILSSWTAIKERVKEYYVFFLLLEVGMLGVFCSLDLFLFYIFWEVMLVPMYFIIGIWGGPRKLYAAIKFFLYTLFGSVLMLLGIIALYFKAGEALGTRTFDMVELLKLGPSTAVWGAGIWVFLAFFLGFAIKVPMFPFHTWLPDAHVEAPTAGSVILAGVLLKMGTYGFYRFSLPIFPKQTADCLPWLLSLCVIGIIYGAMVALAQKDWKKLVAYSSVSHLGITMIGLFALNPTGIKGGVLQMLNHGISTGMLFLIVGIVYERRHTREISEYGGIAKIMPIFAIYFMIAMLSSLGLPTLNGFIGEVTILSGLMQSSGAAFSFFGFSPIWWVVLASTGLILGAAYLLWLYQRTMFGPVTNPKNDKLPDLSWREKWTLIPLIVLAVWIGVYPKPFFDILDAPVQRMVSEQINPVLRAAKVPIDLPPEAAAATQPANPDGQAAPAAQPTTTVPQPTPAPQPAAQPAVQPAPQPAAHPAVAPAAAAPAAHAAAPAVGAPAPAGR is encoded by the coding sequence ATGCCGGACATGATGCCGATTCTTTCCTCCATCGTTTTCCTGCCGCTGGCGGCGGCCCTGGCGATCGTCTTCTTCGTGCCGAAGAAGAACGAGAAGGCGATCTGCCACATCGCGACCTGGAGCTCGCTCCTCGTCTTCTTCGTCTCGCTGATTCCCGTGCTGCAGTACGACCGGGGGAACGGCGGCTTCCAGTTCGTCGAGGCGGCGAAGTGGATCCCGACCCTCGGCGTCCAGTACAAGCTGGGCGTGGACGGCGTGTCGCTGCTGCTGGTGGTCCTGACGACCCTGCTCAGCTTCATCTCGATCCTGAGCAGCTGGACGGCGATCAAGGAGCGGGTGAAGGAGTACTACGTCTTCTTCCTGCTCCTCGAAGTCGGGATGCTGGGCGTCTTCTGCTCGCTCGACCTCTTCCTCTTCTACATCTTCTGGGAAGTGATGCTGGTGCCGATGTACTTCATCATCGGCATCTGGGGCGGGCCGCGGAAGCTCTACGCCGCGATCAAGTTCTTCCTCTACACCTTGTTCGGCTCGGTGCTGATGCTGCTCGGCATCATCGCCCTCTACTTCAAGGCCGGCGAGGCGCTGGGGACGCGGACCTTCGACATGGTCGAGCTGCTGAAGCTCGGGCCGTCGACCGCCGTCTGGGGCGCGGGGATCTGGGTCTTCCTCGCCTTCTTCCTCGGCTTCGCGATCAAGGTCCCGATGTTCCCGTTCCACACCTGGCTCCCCGACGCCCACGTCGAGGCCCCGACCGCCGGTTCGGTGATCCTGGCCGGCGTCCTGCTGAAGATGGGCACCTACGGCTTCTACCGCTTCAGCCTGCCGATCTTCCCCAAGCAGACCGCCGACTGCCTGCCGTGGCTCCTCTCGCTCTGCGTGATCGGGATCATCTACGGCGCGATGGTCGCCCTCGCCCAGAAGGACTGGAAGAAGCTCGTCGCCTACTCGTCGGTGAGCCACCTCGGCATCACGATGATCGGGCTGTTCGCGCTCAATCCGACCGGCATCAAGGGCGGCGTGCTGCAGATGCTGAACCACGGCATCTCCACCGGCATGCTGTTCTTGATCGTCGGCATCGTCTACGAGCGCCGGCACACGCGCGAGATCTCCGAGTACGGCGGGATCGCCAAGATCATGCCGATCTTCGCCATCTACTTCATGATCGCCATGCTCTCCTCCCTCGGCCTGCCGACCCTCAACGGGTTCATCGGCGAGGTGACGATCCTCTCCGGCCTGATGCAGTCGAGCGGCGCGGCCTTCTCCTTCTTCGGCTTCAGCCCGATCTGGTGGGTCGTGCTCGCCTCGACCGGCCTGATCCTCGGCGCCGCCTACCTCCTCTGGCTCTACCAGCGGACGATGTTCGGCCCGGTGACCAACCCGAAGAACGACAAGCTGCCCGACCTGAGCTGGCGCGAGAAGTGGACGCTGATCCCGCTGATCGTCCTCGCCGTCTGGATCGGCGTCTACCCGAAGCCGTTCTTCGACATCCTCGACGCTCCGGTGCAGCGGATGGTGAGCGAGCAGATCAACCCCGTGCTGCGCGCCGCCAAGGTCCCGATCGACCTGCCGCCCGAAGCGGCCGCGGCGACGCAGCCGGCGAATCCGGACGGCCAGGCGGCGCCGGCCGCTCAGCCGACGACCACCGTTCCGCAGCCGACGCCCGCGCCGCAACCGGCCGCGCAGCCCGCCGTTCAGCCCGCGCCGCAGCCCGCCGCGCATCCGGCGGTCGCCCCCGCGGCGGCGGCGCCCGCCGCGCACGCCGCGGCGCCCGCGGTCGGCGCGCCCGCGCCGGCCGGACGCTAG
- a CDS encoding NADH-quinone oxidoreductase subunit N, translating to MNLNGAQYLADLFWLLPELWLTLAGFALLLVSPFVKSEAGRRGMAWSSIAVQIVALLLLIPYGLRDGVFGASGPASPGAVFHLFGADAFPLVVVDGFSIVLKGTILIAGILSTLMGIRFLEIEKLGRGEFHAMLLFAILGAMFLVSASDFITLYVGLETMSLSVYLLVGWAKERRKSNEAALKYFLLGSLASGILLYGMSLVYGATRSTNFFGVAQAIAKAGAPGPLLLGGTLLIVVAVGFKMAAAPFHIWSPDAYEGAPTLITAFMSTAVKTAAFGLGLRLFLVAFGSSAIAKEWTLFFAILCALSMTVGNVVAVWQDNMKRLLAYSSIAHAGYALLGLVAIGAALSGNVPAERQADVLRWGQLSVVLYMIAYTVTNCGAFALVVMLRRKQIVGDQVADFAGMARRAPWLAAAMTIFLLSLGGIPATAGFVGKWWLFAAIIDAGYGWLALIAALNSAISLFYYLRVVVKMYMTPPVEDEAPYNLNPALAATVVVAVAAVLVIGLFPNGVLALIEGATVLAH from the coding sequence GTGAACCTCAACGGCGCCCAGTACTTGGCCGACCTGTTCTGGCTCCTGCCGGAACTGTGGCTGACGCTGGCCGGATTCGCGCTGCTGCTCGTCTCGCCGTTCGTGAAGAGCGAGGCCGGCCGGCGGGGGATGGCTTGGTCCTCCATCGCCGTCCAGATCGTCGCCCTGCTGCTGCTGATCCCGTACGGCCTGCGCGACGGCGTCTTCGGCGCCTCCGGCCCCGCTTCGCCCGGGGCTGTCTTCCATCTCTTCGGCGCGGACGCGTTCCCGCTCGTCGTCGTCGACGGCTTCTCGATCGTGCTCAAGGGGACGATCCTGATCGCCGGGATCCTCTCCACGCTGATGGGGATCCGCTTCCTCGAGATCGAGAAGCTCGGCCGCGGCGAGTTCCACGCCATGCTGCTCTTCGCGATCCTCGGCGCGATGTTCCTCGTCTCGGCGAGCGACTTCATCACGCTCTACGTCGGCCTCGAGACGATGAGCCTCTCGGTCTACCTCCTCGTGGGCTGGGCCAAGGAGCGGCGGAAGTCGAACGAGGCGGCGCTGAAGTACTTCCTGCTCGGCTCGCTCGCCTCCGGCATCCTGCTCTACGGGATGTCGCTGGTCTACGGGGCGACCCGCTCGACGAACTTCTTCGGCGTCGCGCAGGCGATCGCGAAGGCCGGCGCGCCCGGCCCGCTGCTCCTCGGCGGGACGCTGCTGATCGTCGTCGCCGTCGGCTTCAAGATGGCGGCGGCGCCGTTCCACATCTGGTCGCCGGACGCCTACGAGGGCGCGCCGACGCTGATCACGGCGTTCATGAGCACGGCGGTGAAGACGGCCGCGTTCGGGCTCGGCCTGCGGCTCTTCCTCGTCGCCTTCGGCTCCTCGGCGATCGCCAAGGAGTGGACGCTCTTCTTCGCCATCCTCTGCGCCCTGTCGATGACGGTCGGCAACGTCGTGGCCGTCTGGCAGGACAACATGAAGCGCCTTCTGGCCTACAGCTCGATCGCCCACGCCGGCTACGCGCTTCTCGGCCTGGTCGCGATCGGGGCCGCGCTCTCCGGGAACGTCCCGGCGGAGCGCCAGGCGGACGTCCTCCGCTGGGGCCAGCTCTCGGTCGTGCTCTACATGATCGCCTACACCGTCACGAACTGCGGCGCGTTCGCCCTCGTCGTGATGCTCCGCCGCAAGCAGATCGTCGGCGACCAGGTGGCCGACTTCGCCGGGATGGCCCGGCGAGCGCCGTGGCTCGCCGCGGCGATGACGATCTTCCTCCTCAGCCTCGGCGGCATCCCGGCGACGGCCGGCTTCGTCGGCAAGTGGTGGCTCTTCGCCGCGATCATCGACGCCGGCTACGGCTGGTTGGCGCTGATCGCCGCGCTGAACAGCGCCATTTCGCTCTTCTACTACCTGCGGGTCGTGGTGAAGATGTACATGACGCCGCCGGTCGAGGACGAGGCGCCGTACAACCTCAATCCCGCGCTCGCCGCGACGGTGGTGGTCGCCGTCGCCGCGGTCCTGGTGATCGGTCTCTTCCCGAACGGGGTCTTGGCCCTGATCGAGGGGGCGACCGTTCTCGCGCACTGA
- a CDS encoding transporter substrate-binding domain-containing protein, producing the protein MSVARAWASRIARKALAFRRSLASRRARAAVAALSFCAAAAAPCVAAGKPVVVGVEVDNPPLEYLDAQGKPAGYGVDVARAAAAAMQMDVEFRPGQWADLRERLNSGEIDALVGMYDAPERRRDVEFSLPYAVMTYGVFVRKGAAEISGVPALAGKHVLVGRSEIMEEQLRAGGVPLTLEAAASASEALSLLAGGKGDAAAAPLLYGRYLERTYHLENIRPSGPPIRSFDLCFAVRKGNRELRARFDEGLNLIREDGSLRRIYVQWFGVIEEESRLSWAKVIRAALLAFVPLLALLGAAGLWSWSLRRQVRRKTDDLSRELDQRRRTEGLLGRRLAAENLATAISARFVGGRASGLAESMALSIRDLARHLGADGGRLLVADAGGTLRTEAVWRDESFSWRPLGPKFAPSDMPWAFALLARGEIVHFGREEDFPPEAEAERRAWTEGGRPSVVAAPLVRDGEISGCLELLSRGAPIELDDVGVWLLRLCTEVLASAHDRRVAAERLAAEKERLSVTLRSIGEGVLAADAEGRVVLLNPAAERITGRRQEEAAGRPLSEILPGGAAEPSAATSDARFVGRDGAERVVERSTAPIVDPAGGEVGRVVVLRDVTLRRRMENDLQRTAKLEALGVLAGGIAHDFNNILTGILGSISVARMMLPSGTPEEEILQEAEKAGTRAVGLARQLLTLSKGGAPIRVAARIAEIVADSVGFALRGSRTRCVLELPPNLWAGRVDAVQFSQVVQNLVINAAQAMPDGGTVTISARNVEYDGRGDWPLPAGRYVETTVADEGPGIPPETLSRIFDPFFTTKATGSGLGLTTAHSIMARHGGHVAVASTVGRGTTFTLLLPATDEAPPAAAPPAAVHAGPRGRLLLMDDEELVRGAATALFGAFGFAVETAEDGDVAVGMFRRAAEEGRPFELVVLDLTVPGRMGGEECLRLLRGISPKLRAVVSSGYSDDPVMADFRGRGFDGVLPKPYRAEDVEAMLATLDGRS; encoded by the coding sequence GTGAGCGTTGCACGGGCATGGGCGTCGCGGATCGCGCGGAAGGCGCTCGCCTTCCGGCGTTCCCTCGCGTCGCGCCGCGCCCGGGCGGCGGTGGCCGCGTTGTCGTTCTGCGCCGCGGCGGCGGCGCCCTGCGTCGCGGCGGGGAAGCCGGTCGTCGTCGGCGTCGAGGTGGACAACCCCCCGCTGGAGTATCTGGACGCGCAGGGAAAGCCGGCGGGCTACGGCGTGGACGTCGCGCGGGCCGCGGCGGCGGCGATGCAGATGGACGTCGAGTTTCGGCCGGGACAGTGGGCCGATCTGCGGGAGCGGCTGAACAGCGGCGAGATCGACGCGCTGGTGGGGATGTACGACGCCCCGGAACGGCGGCGCGACGTGGAGTTCAGCCTTCCTTACGCCGTCATGACCTACGGCGTCTTCGTGCGGAAAGGGGCGGCGGAGATTTCCGGCGTGCCGGCCTTGGCCGGGAAGCACGTGCTGGTCGGCCGAAGCGAGATCATGGAGGAACAGCTCCGCGCCGGCGGAGTTCCGCTGACGCTCGAGGCGGCGGCGAGCGCGTCGGAGGCGCTGAGCCTGCTCGCCGGGGGCAAGGGGGACGCCGCGGCGGCGCCTCTGCTCTACGGGCGGTACCTCGAGCGGACGTACCACCTCGAGAACATCCGGCCGAGCGGGCCGCCGATCCGGAGCTTCGATCTCTGCTTCGCGGTGCGCAAGGGAAACCGGGAGCTGCGCGCGCGCTTCGACGAAGGGCTGAACCTGATCCGCGAAGACGGCAGTCTGCGGCGGATCTACGTGCAGTGGTTCGGAGTCATCGAAGAGGAGTCCCGGCTTTCGTGGGCCAAGGTGATCCGCGCCGCGCTGCTGGCGTTCGTTCCGCTCCTCGCGCTGCTCGGCGCCGCGGGACTCTGGTCGTGGTCGCTGCGGCGGCAGGTGCGGCGCAAGACCGACGATCTTTCGCGGGAACTCGATCAGCGGCGACGCACCGAGGGCCTGCTGGGACGGCGCCTGGCCGCCGAGAACCTGGCGACGGCGATCTCCGCGCGGTTCGTCGGCGGGCGCGCCTCGGGGCTCGCGGAGTCGATGGCGCTGTCGATCCGCGACTTGGCGCGGCACCTCGGCGCGGACGGCGGGCGGCTCTTGGTGGCCGACGCCGGCGGGACGCTGCGGACCGAAGCCGTTTGGCGCGACGAGAGCTTCTCGTGGCGGCCGCTCGGGCCGAAGTTCGCGCCGAGCGACATGCCGTGGGCCTTCGCCCTGCTGGCCCGCGGCGAGATCGTCCACTTCGGACGGGAGGAGGACTTCCCGCCCGAGGCCGAGGCCGAACGGCGCGCGTGGACGGAGGGCGGGAGGCCGTCGGTCGTCGCCGCGCCGCTGGTTCGGGACGGCGAGATTTCGGGATGTCTGGAACTACTCTCGCGCGGCGCGCCGATCGAACTCGACGACGTCGGCGTCTGGCTGCTGCGGCTCTGCACGGAGGTCCTGGCGAGCGCCCACGACCGGCGGGTCGCCGCGGAACGGCTGGCCGCGGAGAAGGAGCGCCTGTCCGTGACGCTCCGCTCGATCGGCGAAGGGGTGCTGGCGGCGGACGCGGAAGGACGGGTCGTGCTCCTCAACCCGGCCGCGGAGCGGATCACCGGCCGGCGGCAGGAAGAGGCCGCCGGCAGGCCGTTGTCGGAGATCCTGCCGGGCGGCGCGGCCGAGCCGTCCGCGGCGACGAGCGACGCGCGCTTCGTCGGTCGGGACGGCGCGGAGCGGGTCGTCGAGCGCTCGACCGCGCCGATCGTCGATCCCGCGGGCGGCGAGGTCGGCCGGGTCGTCGTTCTGCGGGACGTCACGCTGCGGCGGCGGATGGAGAACGACCTGCAGCGCACGGCGAAGCTCGAGGCGCTCGGCGTGCTGGCCGGCGGGATCGCCCACGACTTCAACAACATCCTCACCGGCATCCTCGGTTCGATTTCGGTGGCCCGGATGATGCTTCCCTCCGGCACGCCGGAAGAGGAGATTCTGCAGGAGGCGGAGAAGGCGGGGACGCGGGCCGTGGGGCTCGCGCGGCAGCTGCTGACCCTCTCCAAGGGGGGCGCGCCGATCCGGGTCGCGGCGCGGATCGCGGAGATCGTCGCCGACTCGGTCGGCTTCGCGCTGCGCGGTTCGCGGACGCGCTGCGTCCTCGAACTGCCGCCGAATCTCTGGGCCGGACGCGTGGACGCGGTGCAGTTCAGCCAGGTCGTGCAGAACCTCGTGATCAACGCCGCGCAGGCGATGCCCGACGGCGGCACGGTGACGATCAGCGCCCGCAACGTGGAGTACGACGGGCGCGGGGACTGGCCGCTTCCGGCGGGGCGCTACGTGGAGACGACGGTCGCGGACGAGGGGCCGGGGATTCCCCCCGAGACGCTGTCCCGGATCTTCGATCCGTTCTTCACGACCAAGGCGACCGGCTCGGGGCTGGGGCTGACGACGGCCCACTCGATCATGGCGCGCCACGGCGGGCACGTCGCGGTGGCCTCGACGGTGGGGCGGGGCACGACGTTCACGCTGCTGCTGCCGGCGACGGACGAGGCGCCTCCGGCGGCGGCGCCTCCGGCGGCGGTGCACGCCGGTCCGCGCGGGCGGCTGCTGCTGATGGACGACGAGGAACTGGTCCGCGGCGCGGCGACGGCGCTGTTCGGCGCGTTCGGGTTCGCGGTCGAGACGGCCGAGGACGGCGACGTGGCGGTCGGGATGTTCCGGCGGGCCGCGGAGGAAGGCCGCCCGTTCGAACTCGTGGTGCTTGATTTGACGGTGCCGGGGCGGATGGGGGGCGAGGAGTGCCTTCGTCTGCTGCGGGGGATTTCTCCGAAGTTGCGGGCTGTCGTGTCGAGCGGCTACTCCGACGATCCGGTGATGGCCGACTTCCGCGGGCGCGGTTTCGACGGGGTGCTTCCGAAGCCGTATCGCGCGGAGGACGTCGAGGCGATGCTCGCGACGCTGGATGGTCGGTCGTAG
- a CDS encoding SpoVR family protein gives MPLPRKLSEMQERVEADARRRGLTYFPVVFEVVDYAQMNQLAAYTGFPVRYPHWRFGMEFEELAKSYEYGLSKIYEMVINNDPTYAYLLEGNSLLDQKLVMAHVYGHADFFRNNVHFAHTNRKMIDAMANHATRIRRYRDRLGVETVERFVDSCLALEDLIDPESVFRGDGEAVEEEEDSGPPPAVRLIPAKDYMQRYVNPPEFLERERVRLVEERRKKKRFPSSPRRDVLDFLLRNAPLETWERDVLGIVREEAYYFLPQRKTKIMNEGWASYWHTTMLSGGLLEDAEVVDYADHHSGTTAVQPGRLNPYKLGLELFRDIEWRWDTGRFGREWEECDDMGERAAWFRPTDQGREKIFEARRFHCDLTFLDEFLTEDFCRRQKLFVFGQDRRRDQWVVESREFEEIKKALLFRLTNSGTPVIDVVDANFRNRSELHLRHTHDGVDLRVDWAKETLAALARLWKRPVHISTVVEGRARRLGHDGSQPTDESIDT, from the coding sequence GTGCCGCTGCCCCGCAAGCTCTCCGAGATGCAGGAGCGGGTCGAGGCCGACGCCCGCCGCCGCGGGCTGACCTACTTCCCCGTCGTCTTCGAGGTCGTGGACTACGCGCAGATGAACCAGCTCGCCGCCTACACCGGCTTTCCGGTGCGCTATCCGCACTGGCGCTTCGGGATGGAGTTCGAGGAGCTGGCCAAGTCGTACGAGTACGGCCTCTCCAAGATCTACGAGATGGTCATCAACAACGACCCGACCTACGCCTACCTGCTCGAGGGGAACTCGCTCCTCGACCAGAAGCTGGTGATGGCCCACGTCTACGGCCACGCCGACTTCTTCCGCAACAACGTCCACTTCGCCCACACCAACCGCAAGATGATCGACGCGATGGCCAACCACGCCACGCGGATCCGCCGCTACCGCGACCGGCTGGGGGTGGAGACGGTCGAGCGGTTCGTCGACTCCTGCCTCGCGCTCGAGGACCTGATCGATCCGGAGTCGGTCTTCCGCGGCGACGGCGAGGCGGTCGAGGAGGAGGAGGACTCCGGGCCGCCGCCGGCCGTGCGGCTGATTCCGGCGAAGGACTACATGCAGCGGTACGTCAACCCGCCGGAGTTCCTCGAGCGGGAGCGGGTCCGGCTGGTCGAGGAGCGGCGGAAGAAGAAGCGGTTCCCCTCCAGCCCGCGGCGGGACGTCCTCGACTTCCTGCTGCGCAACGCGCCGCTCGAAACCTGGGAGCGGGACGTCCTCGGGATCGTGCGCGAGGAGGCGTACTACTTCCTGCCGCAGCGCAAGACGAAGATCATGAACGAGGGGTGGGCCAGCTACTGGCACACGACGATGCTCTCCGGCGGGCTGCTCGAGGACGCCGAGGTCGTGGACTACGCCGACCACCACTCGGGCACGACGGCCGTCCAGCCGGGGCGCCTCAACCCGTACAAGCTCGGCCTGGAGCTGTTCCGCGACATCGAGTGGCGCTGGGACACGGGGCGCTTCGGGCGGGAGTGGGAGGAGTGCGACGACATGGGGGAGCGCGCCGCCTGGTTCCGGCCGACCGACCAGGGGCGGGAGAAGATCTTCGAGGCGCGGCGCTTCCACTGCGACCTCACCTTCCTCGACGAGTTCCTGACGGAGGACTTCTGCCGCCGCCAGAAGCTCTTCGTCTTCGGGCAGGACCGGCGGCGCGACCAGTGGGTCGTGGAGTCGCGGGAGTTCGAGGAGATCAAGAAGGCGCTTCTCTTCCGCCTGACGAACTCCGGCACGCCGGTGATCGACGTCGTGGACGCGAACTTCCGCAACCGCTCGGAGCTGCATCTGCGGCACACCCACGACGGCGTGGACCTGCGGGTGGACTGGGCGAAGGAGACGCTGGCCGCGCTGGCGCGGCTCTGGAAGCGTCCCGTGCACATCTCGACGGTCGTCGAGGGGCGCGCCCGCCGTCTCGGCCACGACGGCTCGCAGCCGACCGACGAATCGATCGACACGTAG
- a CDS encoding DUF444 family protein yields the protein MALNIDTDVGRFRQIVRGRVREELRRFMTRGEMIGRKGRNLVSIPLPRVDLPHFVHSPGGQSHVGQGDGDVGDVLGQAGQEGDGKGQAGNLPGEHILEVEMTPAELAELLGEEFGLPRIQPKGRKNIEARTTRYTGIATAGPESLRHFKRTFRQALKRLVASGVYDPDRPVIAPIREDRRYRTFKRLPAPQANAAIFYVMDVSGSMGDEQKEVVRIASFWLDTWIASQYRGLSTVYIVHDAEAHEVDRDTFFRTRESGGTVISSAYRLALKIVEERYNPTDWNLYLFQFSDGDNWSQGDTERCVEMLRDKILPTLNLFAYGQVESPYGSGQYLQDLRRPFGDDERVVLTPIEGKDGIPRAVKSFLATGR from the coding sequence ATGGCGCTGAACATCGACACCGACGTCGGGCGTTTCCGGCAGATCGTCCGCGGCCGCGTGCGCGAGGAGCTGCGCCGCTTCATGACCCGCGGCGAGATGATCGGCCGCAAGGGGCGGAACCTCGTCTCGATCCCCCTGCCCCGCGTCGACCTGCCGCACTTCGTCCACTCCCCCGGCGGGCAGTCGCACGTCGGCCAGGGGGACGGCGACGTCGGCGACGTCCTCGGCCAGGCCGGACAGGAGGGAGACGGCAAGGGGCAGGCCGGAAACCTGCCGGGCGAGCACATCCTCGAGGTCGAGATGACCCCCGCCGAGCTGGCGGAGCTGCTCGGCGAGGAATTCGGCCTGCCGCGGATCCAGCCGAAGGGGCGGAAGAACATCGAGGCGCGGACGACGCGCTACACCGGCATCGCCACCGCGGGGCCGGAGTCGCTGCGCCACTTCAAGCGCACCTTCCGCCAGGCGCTGAAGCGGCTCGTCGCCTCCGGCGTCTACGACCCCGACCGGCCGGTCATCGCGCCGATCCGCGAGGACCGCCGCTACCGCACCTTCAAGCGCCTGCCGGCGCCGCAGGCCAACGCGGCGATCTTCTACGTGATGGACGTTTCCGGCTCGATGGGGGACGAGCAGAAGGAGGTCGTGCGGATCGCCTCCTTCTGGCTCGACACCTGGATCGCCTCGCAGTACCGCGGCCTCTCCACCGTCTACATCGTCCACGACGCCGAGGCGCACGAGGTGGACCGCGACACCTTCTTCCGCACCCGCGAGAGCGGCGGCACCGTCATCTCCTCCGCCTACCGCCTGGCGCTGAAGATCGTCGAGGAGCGGTACAACCCGACCGACTGGAACCTCTACCTCTTCCAGTTCAGCGACGGCGACAACTGGTCCCAGGGGGACACCGAGCGCTGCGTGGAGATGCTGCGGGACAAGATCCTGCCGACGCTCAACCTCTTCGCCTACGGCCAGGTGGAGAGCCCCTACGGCTCGGGCCAGTACCTGCAGGACCTGCGGCGGCCGTTCGGCGACGACGAGCGGGTCGTCCTGACGCCGATCGAGGGGAAGGACGGCATCCCGCGGGCCGTGAAGTCGTTCCTCGCCACCGGGAGGTGA
- a CDS encoding serine protein kinase, which produces MEPGAEGKTPILERVLAAHDVEQFREQNWTGSFEDYLHLVKERPEVTRTAFERLYDMILSYGATEYVDNKKKLMHYHFFDDPDHGGRDAVYGLDIALVKLVNIFKSAARRYGTEKRVILLHGPVGSAKSTIVRLLKRGMEDYSRKQEGAVYSFGWARDPERPDEFVPCPMHEEPLHVVPEEMRPPLLAELNAGRGPAERKVDIEGELCPFCRQEFRDLSLRYLGDVSKILRHVRVRRLILSEKDRVGVGTFQPKDEKNQDSTELTGDINYRKIAEYGSDSDPRAFNFDGEFNIANRGVIEFIEVLKLDVAFLYDLLGASQEHKIKPKKFPQTDIDEVIIGHTNEPEYRKLQNNEYMEALRDRTVKVDVPYITKLAEEIKIYDKDFNARRIQGKHIAPHTIEMAAMWAVLTRLEEPKKHNLTLMQKLKLYNGKTLPGYTEDNVKELRKEAAREGMDGISPRYVQDKVSNALVADREELCVNPFMVLNELETGLRHHSLISSEEDRKRYKELLSEVRREYEDVAKNEVQRAIAADEGAISRLCGNYLDNVKAHTQRERVRNPYTGQDEPPDERLMRSIEEKIGIPENRKDDFRREIMNYIGALAVEGRKFDYKSNERLHKALELKLFEDQKDSIKLTSLVTSVVDRETQEKIDVVKSRLMKDYGYCDVCASDVLHFVASIFARGDVKEAGT; this is translated from the coding sequence ATGGAGCCCGGCGCGGAAGGGAAAACCCCGATCCTGGAGCGAGTCCTCGCGGCGCACGACGTCGAGCAGTTCCGCGAGCAGAACTGGACCGGGAGCTTCGAGGACTACCTCCACCTCGTCAAGGAGCGGCCGGAGGTCACCCGCACCGCCTTCGAGCGGCTCTACGACATGATCCTCTCCTACGGCGCGACCGAGTACGTGGACAACAAGAAGAAGCTCATGCACTACCACTTCTTCGACGACCCCGACCACGGCGGCCGGGACGCGGTCTACGGGCTCGACATCGCGCTGGTGAAGCTGGTCAACATCTTCAAGAGCGCGGCGCGCCGCTACGGCACGGAGAAGCGGGTCATCCTGCTCCACGGGCCGGTCGGGTCGGCCAAGAGCACCATCGTGCGGCTGCTCAAGCGCGGCATGGAGGACTACTCGCGCAAGCAGGAAGGGGCGGTCTACTCCTTCGGCTGGGCGCGGGATCCGGAGCGGCCCGACGAGTTCGTCCCCTGCCCGATGCACGAGGAGCCGCTGCACGTCGTGCCCGAGGAGATGCGTCCCCCGCTCCTCGCCGAGCTCAACGCCGGGCGCGGCCCCGCGGAGCGGAAGGTCGACATCGAGGGGGAGCTGTGCCCGTTCTGCCGCCAGGAGTTCCGCGACCTCTCGCTGCGCTACCTCGGCGACGTCTCGAAGATCCTGCGCCACGTGCGGGTCCGCCGGCTGATCCTCTCCGAGAAGGACCGCGTCGGCGTCGGCACGTTCCAGCCGAAGGACGAGAAGAACCAGGACTCGACCGAGCTGACCGGCGACATCAACTACCGCAAGATCGCCGAGTACGGCTCCGACTCCGACCCGCGGGCGTTCAACTTCGACGGCGAGTTCAACATCGCCAACCGCGGCGTGATCGAGTTCATCGAGGTGCTCAAGCTGGACGTCGCCTTCCTCTACGACCTCCTCGGGGCGAGCCAGGAGCACAAGATCAAGCCGAAGAAGTTCCCGCAGACCGACATCGACGAAGTCATCATCGGCCACACCAACGAGCCGGAGTACCGCAAGCTGCAGAACAACGAGTACATGGAGGCGCTGCGCGATCGGACGGTCAAGGTGGACGTGCCGTACATCACCAAGCTGGCCGAGGAGATCAAGATCTACGACAAGGACTTCAACGCGCGGCGGATCCAGGGGAAGCACATCGCGCCGCACACGATCGAGATGGCCGCGATGTGGGCCGTGCTGACGCGGCTCGAGGAGCCGAAGAAGCACAACCTCACGCTGATGCAGAAGCTGAAGCTCTACAACGGCAAGACCCTCCCCGGCTACACCGAGGACAACGTCAAGGAGCTGCGCAAGGAGGCGGCGCGGGAGGGGATGGACGGCATCTCCCCGCGCTACGTCCAGGACAAGGTGAGCAACGCCCTCGTCGCCGACCGCGAGGAGCTGTGCGTCAACCCGTTCATGGTCCTCAACGAGCTGGAGACGGGGCTGCGGCACCACTCGCTGATCAGCAGCGAGGAGGACCGCAAGCGGTACAAGGAACTCCTCTCCGAGGTGCGGCGCGAGTACGAGGACGTGGCCAAGAACGAGGTCCAGCGGGCGATCGCCGCCGACGAGGGGGCGATCTCCCGCCTCTGCGGCAACTACCTCGACAACGTCAAGGCGCACACCCAGCGCGAGCGGGTGCGGAACCCGTACACCGGCCAGGACGAGCCGCCGGACGAGCGGCTGATGCGCTCGATCGAGGAGAAGATCGGCATCCCCGAGAACCGCAAGGACGACTTCCGGCGCGAGATCATGAACTACATCGGCGCCCTGGCCGTCGAGGGGCGCAAGTTCGACTACAAGTCGAACGAGCGGCTGCACAAGGCGCTCGAGCTGAAGCTGTTCGAGGACCAGAAGGACTCGATCAAGCTCACCTCGCTCGTCACCTCGGTCGTGGACCGCGAGACGCAGGAGAAGATCGACGTCGTGAAGAGCCGGCTGATGAAGGACTACGGCTACTGCGACGTCTGCGCCTCGGACGTGCTGCACTTCGTCGCCAGCATCTTCGCCCGCGGCGACGTGAAGGAAGCGGGAACGTAG